A window of Theropithecus gelada isolate Dixy chromosome 14, Tgel_1.0, whole genome shotgun sequence contains these coding sequences:
- the HPX gene encoding hemopexin — MARALGAPVALGLWSLCWSLAIANPLPPTSAHGNVAEGETKPDPDVTERCSDGWSFDATTLDDNGTMLFFKGEFVWKSHKWARELISETWKNFTSPVDAAFRHGHKSVFLIKGDKVWVYPPEKKEKGYPKLLQDKFPGIPSPLDAAVECHRGECQAEGILFFQGDHKWFWDLATGTMKKRYWSAVGNCSSALRWLGRYYCFQGNQFLRFNPVTGEVPPRYPLDVRDYFMPCPGRGHGHRNGTGHGNGTHHSPEYMRCSPHLVLSALMSDNHGATYAFSGTHYWRLDTSRDGWHSWPIAHQWPQGPSTVDAAFSWEEKLYLVQGTQVYVFLTKGGYTLVSGYPKRLEKEVGSPHGIILDSVDAAFVCPGSSRLHIMAGRRLWWLDLKSGAQATWTELPWPHEKVDGALCVEKSLGPNSCSANGPGLYLIHGPNLYCYSDVEKLNAAKSPPQPQKVTSLLGCTH, encoded by the exons ATGGCTAGGGCACTGGGAGCACCCGTTGCACTGGGGTTGTGGAGCCTGTGCTGGTCTCTGGCCATTGCCAACCCTCTTCCTCC GACTAGTGCCCATGGGAATGTTGCTGAAGGTGAGACCAAGCCAGACCCAGACGTGACTG AACGCTGCTCAGATGGCTGGAGCTTTGATGCTACCACCCTGGATGACAATGGAACCATGCTGTTTTTTAAAG GGGAGTTTGTGTGGAAGAGTCACAAATGGGCCCGCGAGTTAATCTCAGAGACATGGAAGAATTTCACCAGCCCTGTGGATGCTGCATTCCGTCATGGTCACAAGAGTGTCTTTCTGATCAAG GGGGACAAAGTCTGGGTATACCCTCctgaaaagaaggagaaaggataCCCAAAGTTGCTCCAAGATAAATTTCCTGGAATCCCATCCCCACTGGATGCAGCTGTGGAATGTCACCGTGGAGAATGTCAAGCTGAAGGCATCCTCTTCTTCCAAG GTGACCACAAGTGGTTCTGGGACTTGGCTACGGGAACTATGAAGAAGCGTTACTGGTCAGCTGTTGGGAACTGCTCCTCTGCCCTGAGATGGCTGGGCCGCTACTACTGCTTCCAGGGTAACCAATTCCTGCGCTTCAACCCTGTCACGGGAGAGGTGCCTCCCAGGTACCCGCTGGATGTCCGAGACTACTTCATGCCCTGCCCTGGCAGAG GCCATGGACACAGGAATGGGACTGGCCATGGGAATGGTACCCACCATAGCCCTGAATATATGCGCTGTAGCCCACATCTAGTCTTGTCTGCACTGATGTCTGACAACCATGGTGCCACCTATGCCTTCAGTG GGACCCACTACTGGCGTCTGGACACCAGCCGGGATGGCTGGCATAGCTGGCCCATTGCTCATCAGTGGCCCCAGGGTCCTTCAACAGTGGATGCTGCCTTTTCCTGGGAAGAAAAACTCTATCTGGTCCAG GGCACTCAGGTATATGTCTTCCTGACAAAGGGAGGCTATACCCTAGTAAGCGGTTATCCAAAGCGGCTGGAGAAGGAAGTCGGGAGTCCTCATGGGATTATCCTGGACTCTGTGGATGCGGCCTTTGTCTGCCCTGGGTCTTCTCGGCTCCATATCATGGCAG GACGGCGGCTGTGGTGGCTggacctgaagtcaggagctcaagcCACGTGGACAGAGCTTCCTTGGCCCCATGAGAAGGTGGACGGAGCCTTGTGTGTGGAAAAGTCCCTTGGCCCTAACTCATGTTCTGCCAATGGTCCCGGCTTGTACCTCATCCATGGTCCCAATTTGTACTGCTACAgtgatgtggagaaactgaatgCAGCCAAGTCCCCTCCGCAGCCCCAGAAAGTGACCAGTCTCCTGGGCTGCACTCACTGA